The following proteins come from a genomic window of Lolium rigidum isolate FL_2022 chromosome 5, APGP_CSIRO_Lrig_0.1, whole genome shotgun sequence:
- the LOC124656013 gene encoding pentatricopeptide repeat-containing protein GUN1, chloroplastic-like, with amino-acid sequence MAPATHFTPSQAHAAAAASHHPPAAAAAAAAATATATARLHASAPAPAAAAALCPPFLAAGSAACPPVQNPIFSGPAAPWAVQPQRAASSALGPEFRRARSTKNISKRNNRGGGSQDRGGRASSAAAGRCVDKLLRVAPEDRRALGVSLSSFRGELVSPDDYCHVLRELGDRDKSAPRALEVFHAALPLVGNGSVDKGKLLTAAIGALGKMGRPDLARRAFETGIAGGYGKTVFAYSALISAYARSGLANEAMGVLESMKGAGLRPTTVTYNAVIDACGKGGVDLRFTLGYFRQMLRDGLCPDRKTFNSLLSACSRAGHLEDARAVFDEMIHLGIGRDIYTYNTFVDAICKCGNIELAMQVLSDMEAKNVKPNVVTYSTLIDGYSKLEKYDEALKLYEKMKSLGMKLDRVCYNTVLAIYVKTGKYGEIAIVCDEMEDLGIEKDTVTYNSLINGYGKQGRLDIVSFLVQDMRRRGVAPSVLTYSTLIDIYSKAGMHVDAFNVYLDFKESGLKPDVVLFSSFIDTLAKNGLVEWALSLLNDMTEMGIKPNVVTYNTIIDAYGKSKVLAEEDPEVGDMGIVGVYNGQIIRAANPVARGRSAIDVRMRRSQELYFILELFQKMVQQGVRPNVVTFSAILNACSRCNNFEDAALLLEQLRLLDNFVYGVAHGLLMGHQEIWSQAQSLFSQLGRMDSSTSSAFYNALTDVLWHFGQRQGAQLVVLEGVNRRVWENTWSEFCLDLHLMSCGAAQAMVHAWLLNVRSIVFAGRAMPEFLSILTGWGKHSKIAGASTLRHVIEALLNSIGAPFQVERFNIGRFVSPSAVVAAWLKESGTINILLLSDERAQHQSIPSNLVPRLQALQL; translated from the exons ATGGCGCCGGCGACGCACTTCACGCCTTCGCAGGCGCACGCCGCGGCAGCCGCCTCCcaccaccctcccgccgccgccgcggcggcggcggccgccacgGCCACGGCGACCGCGCGGCTGCACGCGTCGGCGCCCgcgccggccgcggcggcggcgctctgcCCGCCCTTCCTCGCCGCGGGCTCCGCGGCGTGCCCGCCCGTGCAGAACCCGATATTTAGCGGCCCCGCCGCGCCCTGGGCGGTGCAGCCCCAGCGCGCCGCCTCGTCTGCGCTCGGCCCGGAGTTCCGCCGCGCGCGCTCCACCAAGAACATCTCCAAGCGCAACAACCGCGGTGGAGGTTCTCAGGACCGCGGCGGGCGCGCGTCCTCGGCAGCTGCCGGGCGCTGTGTTGACAAGCTGCTTCGCGTGGCCCCGGAGGACCGCCGCGCCCTGGGGGTGTCGCTGTCCTCTTTCCGTGGGGAGCTGGTCTCTCCTGATGATTACTGCCATGTCCTCCGGGAGCTCGGCGACAGGGACAAGTCCGCACCCCGTGCACTCGAGGTGTTCCACGCCGCACTGCCCCTTGTTGGCAATGGCTCCGTCGACAAGGGCAAGCTTTTGACCGCTGCCATTGGTGCACTCGGCAAGATGGGACGACCGGACCTTGCAAGAAGAGCTTTCGAAACCGGCATCGCAGGGGGTTATGGCAAAACGGTGTTTGCATACTCTGCACTCATCTCGGCATATGCGAGGAGCGGGCTTGCGAATGAGGCAATGGGCGTGCTCGAGTCGATGAAGGGTGCAGGTTTGCGGCCTACCACCGTCACGTACAATGCGGTGATTGATGCATGCGGTAAAGGGGGTGTTGACCTCAGGTTCACGCTCGGATATTTCCGCCAGATGCTACGGGATGGGCTCTGTCCGGACCGCAAGACGTTCAACTCACTTTTGTCTGCTTGTAGTCGTGCAGGGCATTTGGAGGATGCCCGTGCTGTCTTTGATGAAATGATCCATCTCGGCATTGGGAGAGACATTTACACGTACAACACGTTTGTTGATGCAATCTGCAAGTGTGGCAACATAGAGCTGGCTATGCAGGTTCTGTCGGATATGGAAGCGAAAAATGTCAAGCCAAATGTTGTTACATACAGTACATTGATTGATGGATACTCCAAGCTGGAGAAGTATGATGAGGCGCTCAAGCTGTACGAGAAGATGAAGTCTTTGGGAATGAAATTGGACCGAGTTTGCTACAATACTGTGCTGGCTATTTATGTGAAGACCGGAAAGTATGGAGAAATTGCTATTGTGTGTGACGAGATGGAGGACTTGGGGATTGAGAAAGATACTGTCACCTACAACTCTTTGATTAATGGATATGGAAAGCAGGGACGCTTGGATATCGTCTCTTTCCTCGTTCAAGATATGAGGAGACGGGGAGTAGCTCCTAGTGTACTCACATACTCAACTTTGATAGATATCTATTCCAAGGCAGGAATGCATGTCGATGCATTTAATGTCTACTTAGATTTTAAGGAATCTGGCCTGAAACCCGATGTTGTTCTGTTCAGCTCTTTCATTGACACATTGGCCAAGAATGGCTTGGTAGAGTGGGCATTATCTCTGCTTAATGATATGACTGAGATGGGTATCAAGCCAAATGTGGTCACGTACAACACGATAATTGATGCATATGGCAAGTCTAAGGTTCTGGCTGAGGAGGATCCCGAAGTTGGGGACATGGGAATTGTTGGGGTATATAATGGCCAGATCATTAGAGCTGCTAATCCAGTCGCAAGAGGACGGTCTGCCATTGATGTCCGGATGAGGAGGTCACAGGAACTGTATTTCATTCTAGAATTGTTTCAGAAGATGGTCCAACAGGGTGTAAGGCCAAATGTGGTTACATTTTCTGCCATCCTGAATGCTTGCAG TCGCTGTAATAACTTCGAAGATGCAGCCCTATTATTGGAACAACTTCGTCTGCTTGATAACTTTGTCTACGGTGTTGCGCATGGGCTACTGATGGGTCATCAAGAAATTTGGTCGCAAGCACAGTCCCTTTTTAGTCAGTTGGGGCGCATGGATTCATCTACATCTTCTGCCTTTTACAATGCTCTTACTGATGTGCTATGGCATTTTGGCCAG AGGCAAGGAGCTCAGCTAGTTGTGCTGGAAGGGGTAAATCGCCGTGTTTGGGAGAACACATGGAGTGAATTTTGCTTGGACCTGCACCTTATGTCGTGTGGAGCAGCTCAAGCAATGGTTCATGCATGGCTTCTGAATGTGCGCTCTATTGTCTTTGCAGGACGAGCTATGCCTGAGTTTCTAAG CATCCTGACAGGATGGGGAAAGCACAGCAAGATAGCGGGCGCAAGCACTCTCCGCCACGTCATCGAGGCGCTGCTCAACTCGATCGGAGCACCGTTCCAGGTTGAGCGGTTCAACATTGGGAGGTTTGTGTCGCCCAGCGCTGTTGTGGCTGCCTGGCTGAAAGAGTCCGGCACCATCAACATACTCCTCCTCAGCGATGAGCGCGCACAGCATCAGTCCATCCCGTCCAATCTGGTACCGAGACTGCAGGCACTGCAGTTGTAG
- the LOC124651517 gene encoding dual specificity protein kinase splA-like: MESSGEELLKKIRKLEVGQAQLKQEMSKFALPPTGSGAERRRSQSVSPSRGAQPHPGPGPAPAPAPSRRSSGGFDGGPRAWGRGSASFSHSSPLQREGRAAAEGGATGAGLAERQYRRVLQSLGQSVHILDLDGRIIYWNRSAENLYGYPASEVLGQDALMLLVDSRDLSVVNDMFRRISLGESWTGKFPVKNKAGDRILAVGNNTPFYDEDGSLVGIICVSSDSRALEDILSGPSTSARTCCDGSCSNNSRKPSLLNRSPFDSQPPLQSTIASKITNLATKVSNKVRSRVRMDENGIVREGGSGESQCSDRDNKEEPTSSGPGTPRGDAPCGAFSTEENSPGKSNKMNSDESDGKIGLHKILSSKAEALLNKKGITWPWKGRENDGPDGKNEVIWPSLHGEQENDQSNQKNSDRQGAESNQSNKNEASGSWSSFNNNSSSSASSTGSTNSSALYKVDHEADCLDYEILWEDLVIGEQVGQGSCGTVYHALWYGSDVGVKVFSSQEYSDEVIQSFRQEVSLMKKLRHPNILLFMGAVTSPHRLCIVTEYLPRGSLFRLLQRNTTKLDWRRRVHMALDVARGMNYLHHYSPPIIHRDLKSSNLLVDKNWTVKVADFGLSRLKRETYLTTKTGKGTPQWMAPEVLRNEPSDEKSDVYSYGVILWELVTQKIPWENLNSMQVIGAVGFMNQRLEIPTDTDPFWTSLILSCWETDPQSRPSFQELLEKLRELQRKYNVQTQMQRNATAAAKNSTIIEE, from the exons ATGGAGTCCAGTGGGGAGGAGCTGCTGAAGAAGATCCGGAAGCTGGAGGTGGGCCAGGCGCAGCTCAAGCAGGAGATGTCCAAGTTCGCGCTGCCGCCCACCGGCAGCGGAGCAGAGCGGCGGCGCTCGCAGTCGGTCTCGCCCTCTCGCGGCGCGCAGCCGCATCCGGGGCCGggaccggcgccggcgccggctccCTCGAGGCGGTCCTCCGGGGGGTTCGATGGAGGTCCGCGGGCGTGGGGCCGCGGCTCCGCGTCCTTCTCGCACTCGTCGCCGCTGCAGCGGGAAGGCCGTGCGGCGGCCGAAGGCGGcgccacgggcgcggggctggcggaGAGGCAGTACCGCAGGGTGCTCCAGTCGCTGGGGCAGTCCGTCCACATTCTTGACCTCGATGGAAGAATCATATACTG GAATCGATCTGCAGAGAATCTCTATGGTTACCCTGCTTCAGAAGTACTTGGTCAGGATGCCCTCATGCTGCTGGTTGATTCCCGTGACCTCAGTGTGGTGAATGATATGTTCCGCCGTATTTCCTTGGGTGAGAGTTGGACTGGCAAATTCCCAGTTAAGAACAAGGCAGGTGATAGAATTTTAGCTGTTGGCAACAACACTCCTTTTTATGACGAGGATGGCAGTTTGGTGGGCATTATTTGCGTTTCAAGTGATTCACGTGCCTTGGAGGACATACTCAGTGGACCTTCAACCTCTGCGAGGACCTGTTGTGATGGAAGTTGCAGTAACAACAGCCGAAAACCTAGCTTGTTGAACAGAAGTCCATTTGACTCACAGCCTCCCCTGCAGTCTACTATAGCCTCCAAGATAACAAATTTG GCTACCAAGGTTTCAAATAAAGTTCGGTCTCGGGTCAGGATGGATGAGAATGGCATAGTACGGGAAGGTGGTAGTGGTGAGAGCCAGTGCTCTGATCGTGATAACAAGGAAGAGCCAACATCTAGTGGACCAGGTACACCAAGAGGAGATGCACCATGTGGTGCATTCTCTACTGAAGAGAATTCCCCTGGGAAATCAAACAAAATGAATAGCGATGAATCAGATGGGAAAATAGGTCTTCACAAGATCTTGAGTTCAAAAGCAGAGGCATTGTTGAACAAGAAAGGGATAACATGGCCTTGGAAAGGGCGGGAAAATGATGGACCTGATGGAAAGAATGAAGTAATCTGGCCATCTTTGCATGGTGAGCAAGAGAATGACCAGAGTAATCAGAAAAATTCTGACAGGCAAGGTGCTGAATCCAACCAATCTAACAAAAATGAAGCATCAGGTTCCTGGTCCTCCTTCAACAACAACAGCTCAAGTAGTGCAAGCAGCACTGGAAGTACTAATAGCAGCGCTCTTTACAAAGTAGACCATGAAGCAGACTGTCTGGATTATGAAATCCTGTGGGAGGATCTTGTCATTGGAGAACAAGTAGGTCAAG GCTCTTGTGGGACAGTATATCATGCTTTGTGGTATGGCTCG GATGTTGGTGTGAAAGTTTTCTCCAGTCAGGAATATTCGGATGAAGTGATTCAGTCCTTTCGACAAGAG GTATCCCTTATGAAGAAGCTACGTCATCCTAATATACTGCTCTTCATGGGTGCGGTTACATCTCCACACCGCCTCTGTATTGTAACAGAGTACCTCCCACG AGGAAGTTTGTTTCGCTTACTTCAAAGAAACACGACCAAGTTGGATTGGAGACGACGTGTTCACATGGCTTTAGATGTT GCAAGGGGCATGAATTATCTTCACCACTATAGCCCACCTATCATTCATCGAGATTTAAAATCGTCAAATCTGTTGGTTGATAAGAACTGGACTGTCAAG GTTGCAGATTTTGGTCTTTCACGTCTCAAGCGTGAAACGTATCTGACAACAAAAACAGGAAAAGGAACA CCGCAATGGATGGCTCCGGAGGTATTGCGCAATGAACCTTCAGATGAGAA GTCTGATGTCTATAGTTATGGGGTGATCTTATGGGAACTTGTTACTCAGAAGATACCCTGGGAAAATCTCAATTCGATGCAG GTCATTGGTGCAGTAGGTTTCATGAACCAAAGATTGGAGATTCCTACCGACACAGATCCTTTCTGGACATCACTCATCCTGAGTTGTTGGGAAAC TGATCCACAAAGCCGCCCATCGTTCCAAGAGCTTCTGGAGAAGCTCCGGGAACTGCAAAGGAAGTACAACGTCCAGACACAGATGCAGCGAAATGCAACAGCTGCTGCGAAGAACAGCACCATCATCGAGGAATGA
- the LOC124656014 gene encoding chaperone protein ClpB1-like: protein MSRLLQHVGLSKDTAHITLLGISAAVLSMAAWRLYKQEVKSLVSRPALLKTLDAGKLDPVIGRDDEIDRVICILCRRTKNCAALVGAAGVGKTAVAEGLALRIAAGDVPDALTGARVAELDVGAMVAGTRWRGMFEQRLKDAIAQAEDSDGKLILFIDEMHMIVGAGDRGGTGDAANILKPALARGRIRCVGATTSQEYRKHIEKDSALERRFQKVDVDEPSVEATIAILQGLKKRYQKHHGLTIDDDALVAAVRLADRYITGRQFPDKAIDLMDEACTAVKLRKQKQVENIQGSTISEPKEVLTVGPGHVAQAVSRWTKIPITTFDQDGEKLINLAQKLHERVVGQNEAVDLVAQEVLRSRAGFGQSGQPVGSFLFLGPTGVGKTELAKSLAEKLFDNEKALIRFDMSEYVDSGSVLRLIGGPRSYEEGELTEKIRSQPFSVILFDEVDKANPSIVKILIQLLGDGMLTDGKGRAVDFKNTIIIMTSNLGAENLSTRIAGENMETKRDILMIKVEECFKHELINKLSEIVMFEPLSHDELREIVRIQMKGVIATVADKGVSLFASDAALDIICSKSHNDVYGARPIKRWMKKNVTTVLADMLVNGEACRGSTISIDAADDKRGLKYQVTTKQGVTDTLGL from the exons ATGTCGCGGCTCCTGCAGCACGTTGGGTTATCGAAAGACACGGCGCACATAACCCTGCTCGGAATATCGGCCGCTGTTTTGTCAATGGCAGCGTGGAGGCTATACAAGCAAGAGGTGAAGTCTCTTGTCTCCAGGCCGGCCCTCCTCAAGACCCTGGACGCCGGCAAGCTCGACCCGGTCATCGGCCGCGACGACGAGATCGACCGCGTCATCTGCATCCTCTGCCGCCGGACCAAGAACTGCGCCGCGCTCGTCGGGGCCGCGGGCGTCGGCAAGACGGCCGTCGCCGAGGGCCTCGCCCTGCGCATCGCCGCCGGGGACGTCCCGGACGCGCTGACGGGGGCGCGCGTCGCCGAGCTCGACGTCGGGGCCATGGTCGCGGGCACCCGGTGGCGCGGCATGTTCGAGCAGCGCCTCAAGGACGCCATCGCGCAGGCCGAGGACTCCGACGGGAAGCTCATACTATTCATAGACGAGATGCACATGATCGTCGGCGCCGGCGACCGTGGGGGCACCGGCGACGCCGCCAACATCCTCAAGCCGGCATTGGCCCGTGGCCGCATCCGCTGCGTGGGCGCCACCACCTCCCAGGAGTACCGCAAGCACATCGAGAAAGATTCCGCGCTCGAGCGCCGGTTCCAAAAGGTTGACGTCGACGAGCCCAGCGTGGAAGCCACCATTGCCATCCTCCAGGGGCTCAAGAAGCGGTACCAGAAGCACCATGGCTTGACAATCGACGACGATGCTCTAGTTGCTGCTGTACGCCTCGCTGACCGTTACATTACAG GTCGCCAGTTTCCTGACAAAGCAATCGATCTGATGGACGAGGCATGCACTGCGGTGAAGCTGCGTAAACAAAAACAAGTTGAAAACATTCAAGGTAGCACTATAAGTGAACCCAAGGAGGTTCTTACTGTTGGTCCAGGTCATGTCGCACAG GCCGTGAGCCGATGGACTAAAATTCCCATCACCACATTTGATCAAGATGGGGAGAAGCTGATCAACCTGGCACAGAAGTTGCACGAGCGAGTTGTTGGTCAGAACGAAGCGGTCGATTTGGTTGCACAGGAAGTGCTACGTTCTAGGGCTGGCTTTGGTCAATCTGGCCAACCAGTTGGTTCTTTCCTCTTTTTGGGTCCGACGGGTGTTGGAAAGACAGAGCTCGCTAAATCACTTGCCGAGAAGCTATTTGACAACGAGAAGGCGTTGATTCGCTTTGACATGTCTGAATATGTTGACAGTGGATCCGTGTTGCGTCTCATAGGAGGACCTCGAAG TTATGAAGAAGGAGAACTCACCGAGAAAATTAGGAGCCAACCATTTAGCGTTATTCTTTTTGACGAGGTGGATAAGGCAAATCCCTCGATAGTTAAGATTCTCATTCAACTCCTCGGAGATGGTATGTTGACTGATGGCAAAGGACGGGCCGTAGACTTCAAGAATACTATCATCATTATGACCTCAAATCTAGGAGCAGAGAACCTATCGACTAGAATAGCCggagaaaacatggaaacaaagcGAGATATTCTCATGATAAAG GTCGAGGAATGCTTCAAGCATGAACTTATCAACAAGCTAAGTGAAATTGTGATGTTTGAGCCGCTTTCACATGACGAACTGAGGGAGATCGTGAGAATCCAGATGAAGGGTGTCATTGCCACGGTAGCTGACAAGGGCGTCTCCCTGTTTGCAAGTGACGCCGCCTTGGACATCATTTGCTCAAAGTCACATAATGAT GTGTATGGTGCAAGGCCAATTAAAAGATGGATGAAGAAAAACGTGACAACAGTTCTTGCGGACATGCTGGTCAATGGAGAAGCCTGTCGAGGCTCGACCATTTCCATCGATGCTGCTGACGATAAAAGAGGCCTCAAGTACCAAGTGACGACGAAGCAAGGGGTGACAGATACATTAGGCCTATAA